A stretch of Aerococcus urinaehominis DNA encodes these proteins:
- a CDS encoding DUF262 domain-containing protein gives MRLSPDSRKINEIFSMNSDSKYIIPVYQRDFSWRNENIEELFTDILNEDRGYYLGNLLVTPNSDNESFFDVVDGQQRLTTISLLLLGIYDILDDLIINSEQDSIDENNRRRANRIISDIPRQLLYDETDMEPSLELRGLNADLYKDLLNRMSDTQEFTPHKHRIMGKRYDYIQGLLKSEFIDDSPTNLAVEKINTFYDKLIFAELLRIKVDDLTDAFTIFTSFNAKGQPLTLIDLLKSYYLEKAVDVIDTNEAEEKWLALISIFYDDNSEPMSSDITQFLQNNYDAFENPTSSSVTKSKSLKAYQKLFRIKGEPYIRELTEHAQIYSLINNKLVNSAEIISNPKITEEILSYLTEIYNLEATTAFPFIMFMLRAYLNDQIDQNLMIDTLSYIKNYYVRRNLTLVPKSSNIRAKVLGALKEIKENQINLSDSLEIFKEKMNSIAVSDSEFAHALRQDIYDVNSKTARIILIDLERKYGSYFDPKQNPDTLDEEIGKNKKRWTLEHIMPQTKNLSSEWVEMLDTHDNYSEDDIIKEQQAHIHKIGNLTLTGYNAELSAKSFTSKRDYQSKDNKKYTGLRTPLYLNKSIPNEDESIDSKSHWNIKDINRRTEILAKAAEKLYQIF, from the coding sequence ATGAGATTATCACCTGATTCACGTAAGATTAATGAAATATTCAGTATGAATTCAGATAGTAAATATATCATTCCTGTTTATCAAAGAGATTTTTCATGGAGAAATGAAAATATCGAAGAATTATTTACTGATATTTTAAATGAGGATCGTGGTTACTATTTAGGAAATTTATTAGTTACCCCAAACAGTGACAATGAAAGTTTTTTTGATGTAGTTGACGGTCAGCAACGCTTGACAACAATTTCTCTATTACTGCTTGGTATTTATGATATTTTAGATGATTTAATCATTAATTCGGAACAAGATAGTATTGATGAAAATAATCGTAGAAGAGCTAATCGTATAATAAGTGATATACCAAGACAATTATTATATGATGAAACAGATATGGAACCTTCGCTTGAGCTTAGAGGTTTAAACGCCGATCTCTATAAAGATCTTCTTAATAGAATGTCTGACACACAAGAATTTACTCCTCATAAGCATCGCATAATGGGCAAAAGATATGATTATATACAAGGATTACTTAAAAGTGAATTCATTGATGATTCGCCTACTAATCTTGCTGTAGAAAAAATAAATACTTTTTATGATAAATTAATATTTGCAGAATTACTACGAATTAAGGTTGATGATTTAACTGATGCCTTTACAATCTTTACTTCCTTTAATGCTAAAGGGCAACCACTTACCCTAATTGATTTATTGAAATCGTATTATTTAGAAAAGGCAGTTGACGTTATTGATACCAATGAAGCAGAAGAAAAATGGTTAGCATTAATTTCTATATTTTATGATGATAACTCTGAACCTATGTCAAGTGATATCACACAATTTCTACAAAATAACTATGACGCATTTGAAAACCCAACATCTTCATCGGTTACTAAAAGTAAGTCTTTAAAAGCCTATCAAAAATTATTCCGTATTAAAGGGGAACCATATATTAGAGAATTAACTGAACATGCCCAAATTTACTCTTTGATAAATAATAAATTAGTTAATTCAGCTGAAATAATTAGTAATCCAAAAATCACTGAAGAGATTTTGTCCTATTTAACTGAAATATATAATTTAGAAGCTACAACTGCTTTCCCATTCATTATGTTTATGCTGAGAGCGTATTTAAATGATCAAATTGATCAAAATTTAATGATAGATACCTTATCTTATATTAAGAATTATTATGTTAGACGTAACCTTACACTTGTGCCAAAATCATCAAATATACGGGCTAAAGTTTTAGGAGCTCTTAAAGAAATTAAGGAGAATCAAATTAACCTATCCGATTCACTGGAAATCTTTAAAGAAAAAATGAATAGTATTGCTGTAAGTGATAGTGAATTTGCCCACGCACTAAGGCAAGATATTTATGATGTTAACTCTAAAACAGCCAGAATTATTTTAATCGATTTAGAACGTAAGTATGGCTCATATTTTGATCCTAAACAGAATCCAGATACTCTCGATGAGGAGATAGGTAAAAATAAAAAAAGATGGACGCTTGAACACATCATGCCGCAAACCAAAAACTTATCATCTGAATGGGTAGAAATGCTTGATACACATGATAATTATTCTGAAGATGACATTATTAAAGAGCAACAAGCCCATATTCACAAAATAGGTAATTTAACCCTAACAGGTTATAATGCTGAACTATCGGCAAAAAGTTTTACTTCAAAACGTGATTATCAATCTAAAGATAATAAGAAGTATACTGGTTTACGCACACCGCTTTATTTAAATAAATCGATTCCTAATGAAGATGAGTCGATTGATTCTAAAAGCCATTGGAATATCAAAGATATTAATCGGCGCACGGAAATTTTAGCAAAGGCAGCCGAAAAACTATATCAAATTTTTTAG
- a CDS encoding ribonuclease HI family protein → MIKIYVDGSVKNQQGPAGIGLIWLEDGQQDQLAFPLTKELDNHQAEFAALVIALELLAKKEKFAEWIQIFTDSKTVYQAVQKNYTRQASYRPWLDQVVRKLADFDNLYINWIPEKQNRGADNMARQGLHMALDKLKRQ, encoded by the coding sequence ATGATTAAAATTTATGTTGATGGTTCAGTTAAAAACCAGCAGGGGCCGGCAGGTATTGGTTTAATTTGGCTGGAAGATGGCCAGCAGGACCAATTGGCTTTTCCCTTGACTAAAGAACTTGATAACCACCAAGCTGAATTTGCTGCTCTGGTGATAGCCCTTGAACTGCTGGCCAAGAAAGAAAAATTTGCTGAATGGATTCAAATCTTTACGGATTCTAAAACGGTCTACCAGGCAGTTCAAAAAAATTATACTAGGCAGGCTAGCTACCGACCTTGGTTGGACCAGGTGGTCAGGAAATTAGCTGACTTTGATAACTTATATATTAATTGGATTCCTGAAAAACAAAACCGAGGGGCCGATAATATGGCCCGTCAGGGTTTGCATATGGCCCTAGATAAACTAAAAAGACAATAA
- a CDS encoding THUMP domain-containing class I SAM-dependent RNA methyltransferase: MDFENIKLIATAAAGIEALVGQELREMGYQVEVENGRARFTGNLADIAKTNINLRTADRIKIIMGEFPATTFDQLFEGVKALPWEDILPMDAAFPVAGRSVKSKLHSVPNLQKLTKKAIVDRLATVYHRRGKLPETGVTYPIEVALHKDKALITLDTSGTSLFKRGYRTEKGGAPLKENMAAALVKLTNWYPDKPFYDPTCGSGTIAIEAAMIGMNMAPGIQRHNISEDWDIFRQQEWQTARQAALAAIDQDVQLDILAADIDHRMIDIAKANAIAAGVDHQITFKQMQVADFTTKKEYGVIVANPPYGERLNDEDQVHKLYQEMGQVYQPLETWSKYILTSDLAFEDYYGQKATKKRKLYNGALRTDLFQYWGKRPPRKSAK; this comes from the coding sequence ATGGATTTTGAAAACATTAAGCTAATTGCCACTGCCGCGGCTGGCATCGAGGCCTTAGTTGGCCAAGAACTACGTGAGATGGGCTACCAGGTTGAAGTAGAAAATGGGCGGGCCCGCTTTACTGGCAATCTAGCTGACATTGCCAAAACAAATATTAATTTACGGACCGCTGACCGCATAAAAATCATTATGGGCGAATTCCCGGCCACCACATTTGACCAACTCTTTGAAGGGGTTAAAGCCCTGCCCTGGGAAGATATTTTACCCATGGATGCCGCCTTTCCAGTTGCTGGCCGGTCTGTTAAATCTAAACTTCATTCCGTACCAAACTTGCAAAAATTAACTAAAAAGGCTATTGTCGACCGCCTAGCCACCGTTTACCATCGCCGGGGTAAATTACCAGAAACAGGGGTGACCTACCCCATTGAGGTCGCCCTCCACAAGGACAAGGCTTTAATTACCCTTGATACTTCTGGCACTTCATTATTTAAACGTGGATACCGGACCGAAAAAGGTGGGGCCCCCCTAAAAGAAAATATGGCTGCCGCCCTGGTTAAATTAACCAATTGGTATCCAGACAAGCCCTTCTACGACCCAACCTGTGGCTCAGGCACCATTGCCATTGAGGCTGCCATGATAGGTATGAACATGGCACCAGGTATCCAACGCCATAATATTAGTGAAGATTGGGATATTTTCCGCCAGCAAGAATGGCAAACTGCCCGCCAAGCTGCGCTGGCAGCCATTGACCAAGATGTCCAATTAGATATTCTAGCTGCCGATATTGACCACCGCATGATTGACATTGCTAAGGCCAATGCTATTGCTGCCGGTGTCGACCACCAAATCACCTTTAAACAGATGCAGGTGGCTGACTTTACCACTAAAAAAGAATATGGGGTCATTGTTGCCAACCCACCTTATGGGGAACGCTTAAACGATGAAGACCAGGTCCACAAGCTCTACCAAGAGATGGGGCAAGTCTATCAACCTTTAGAAACCTGGTCTAAATATATCTTAACCTCAGACCTAGCCTTTGAAGACTACTACGGCCAAAAAGCTACTAAAAAGCGTAAGCTCTATAACGGTGCCCTCAGAACAGACCTCTTCCAATACTGGGGCAAACGACCGCCTAGAAAATCGGCCAAGTAA
- the gpsB gene encoding cell division regulator GpsB encodes MTKRNLTTKAILQKEFKPALRGFNTEEVDEFLDLVIRDYESYEKEIASLKNEIDRLRQRNKQKNTDDDIKIAGKPGSQPTAGTTNYDIIRRLSNLEKAVFGSHHRRNIEDDRDMETTDDTIIY; translated from the coding sequence ATGACCAAACGTAACTTAACGACTAAAGCAATCTTGCAAAAAGAATTTAAGCCTGCCTTAAGAGGCTTTAATACAGAAGAGGTTGATGAATTCTTAGACCTAGTTATCCGTGACTATGAGTCTTATGAAAAAGAAATCGCCAGCCTAAAAAATGAAATTGACCGACTGCGGCAACGGAATAAGCAAAAAAATACCGACGATGATATAAAAATTGCTGGTAAGCCAGGCAGCCAACCCACCGCTGGTACCACTAACTACGATATCATCCGTCGCTTGTCCAACCTAGAAAAGGCTGTTTTCGGCAGTCATCATCGCCGTAATATCGAAGACGACCGTGATATGGAAACGACCGATGATACCATTATTTATTAA
- the prmA gene encoding 50S ribosomal protein L11 methyltransferase: protein MAWLELSLRLQEADPDSVSAFLIDIGALGTEIIDQRDVDQFPDDYLGTITQGMDLSRYQDQPLVKAYFDQNSDQDQLLDQIHQAWGSQISPDQVSFNRLEDQDWGSAYKTYYQPIQLSRYLRIVPLWQQDQDQASDQDGQAIYLDPGLAFGTGSHATTQVALKLLELTIRPGDRVYDVGTGSGILAIAAAKFGASWVRGLEYDGQVLDTARENVVVNQVDQVVEIAQADLLAGQSDQVDLITANIVVEILLPLVPQAYDLLKVQGRLLLSGIYKDNIDQMQTCLRDHNFAIELVVRRGDWYGILASKGRDASCKDIL, encoded by the coding sequence ATGGCATGGCTAGAACTAAGCTTAAGATTACAAGAGGCGGATCCAGATTCGGTCTCAGCCTTTTTAATAGATATTGGCGCACTGGGGACCGAAATTATTGACCAGCGTGACGTTGACCAATTTCCTGATGATTACTTGGGTACCATTACCCAAGGCATGGATTTATCCCGCTATCAGGACCAGCCACTAGTTAAGGCCTATTTTGACCAAAATAGTGACCAGGACCAACTTTTAGACCAAATCCATCAAGCTTGGGGCAGCCAAATTAGCCCCGACCAAGTGAGCTTTAACCGCCTCGAAGATCAAGACTGGGGTTCGGCTTACAAGACCTATTATCAACCCATCCAGTTATCCCGTTATTTAAGAATTGTCCCGCTGTGGCAGCAAGACCAAGACCAGGCCAGTGACCAAGACGGCCAGGCGATTTATTTGGATCCCGGTTTAGCCTTTGGTACCGGTAGCCACGCTACTACCCAAGTCGCTTTAAAGCTGTTAGAATTAACCATTCGTCCCGGAGACCGGGTTTATGATGTGGGTACGGGATCGGGGATCCTAGCGATTGCTGCTGCTAAATTTGGCGCCTCTTGGGTAAGGGGACTCGAGTATGATGGCCAAGTCTTGGATACTGCCCGGGAAAATGTTGTGGTTAACCAGGTGGACCAGGTGGTGGAAATTGCTCAGGCAGATTTGCTAGCTGGTCAAAGTGACCAGGTTGACTTGATTACTGCCAATATTGTGGTTGAAATCTTATTACCACTGGTACCGCAAGCCTATGATTTGCTTAAAGTCCAAGGACGCTTGTTACTATCTGGTATTTATAAAGATAATATTGACCAAATGCAGACTTGTTTACGTGACCATAATTTTGCTATTGAACTTGTCGTCCGGCGTGGTGACTGGTATGGTATTTTGGCTAGCAAGGGGAGGGATGCTTCTTGCAAAGATATTTTGTAG
- a CDS encoding 16S rRNA (uracil(1498)-N(3))-methyltransferase gives MQRYFVDQCLNPQDSFPLSRADSHHISRVLRMQIGDQVQVVDGNHQLYQAEIIDLADLVTVQLGDRLDIETELPVQVAVFSGLAKGDKFEWLVQKLTELGVYEFYPVAMRYSVAKWEPKKADKKVSRLQKIMQAAAEQSKRLVVPVCQPLHTFDQALSQLANYDYVIVAYEESAKQGERSQLAQLLNQVKPGERLALIFGPEGGLAPHEIEVLSQLENCYLVGLGPRIMRTETAPLYALACISYVCELN, from the coding sequence TTGCAAAGATATTTTGTAGACCAATGCTTAAATCCTCAGGATAGTTTCCCCTTATCCAGGGCTGATAGCCATCACATCAGCCGGGTTTTGCGGATGCAAATTGGTGACCAGGTCCAGGTGGTTGACGGCAACCACCAGCTGTATCAAGCTGAAATTATTGACCTAGCTGACCTTGTGACAGTCCAGTTGGGTGATCGCTTGGATATTGAGACCGAGCTACCAGTCCAGGTCGCGGTTTTTTCTGGCCTAGCTAAGGGTGATAAATTTGAGTGGTTGGTTCAAAAATTGACCGAACTAGGTGTCTACGAATTTTATCCGGTGGCCATGCGCTATTCAGTCGCTAAGTGGGAGCCAAAAAAAGCCGACAAAAAAGTGTCCCGGCTACAAAAAATCATGCAGGCAGCGGCTGAACAGTCGAAACGCTTAGTTGTCCCGGTCTGTCAACCCTTGCATACTTTTGACCAGGCCTTGAGCCAATTAGCTAATTATGATTATGTTATCGTCGCCTACGAAGAGTCTGCTAAACAAGGCGAGCGGTCGCAACTGGCCCAACTTTTAAATCAAGTCAAACCAGGAGAGCGACTAGCCTTAATCTTTGGTCCGGAAGGGGGATTAGCGCCCCATGAAATTGAGGTGCTTAGCCAATTAGAAAACTGCTATTTGGTTGGCCTTGGACCGCGGATTATGCGGACGGAGACAGCACCCTTGTATGCCCTAGCTTGCATCTCGTACGTCTGTGAATTAAACTAA
- a CDS encoding RelA/SpoT family protein, with protein sequence MAKYKDYTKQEVIDLCASYMSKEGVAYVEKAADFAERAHRDQMRKSGEPYFIHPVQVAAIIAELKMDPDTVVTGFLHDVVEDTGISLDDIAYFFSPTVATLVDGVTKLGKFKYKSHEEQLAENHRKMLLAMANDLRVVIVKLADRLHNMRTLKFHRPEKQVSISRETLEIYAPLADRLGISSIKWELEDIALRYIDPEAYYQIVHLMASKRDQREQYIQETIDQLKVQVAKIVDTPFEIYGRPKHIYSIYRKMVDQKKEFDEIFDFLAIRVLVESVKDCYAVLGATHTAWKPLPGRFKDYIAMPKANLYQSIHTTVIGSYGLPVEIQIRTFEMHEVAEYGVAAHWAYKRGQTDKVEADPLDQQIEWFKQLQDLGDETGSATDFMESVKQDIFKDKVYVFTPKGDVTELPKGAVPLDFAYSVHTEVGNKTVGAKINSKIVPLDYQLKNGDIVEILTSSKSAGPSRDWIKLVATNRARNKIKRYFKLQDRDENIEKGRDLVEKLVADHDFTMKEVYNKRVLEDLLDRFNFSSEDDLFAAVGFGELSSTAVANRILEKPRQEREKEARRLELEEELAKESTSKAKNEKMTIRHKDGVVVEGVDNLMMRLAHCCNPVPGDEIRGYITKGRGISVHRADCRNVDPSLVDTDRLIEVEWEDTAAHNDQEYDVAIEVAAYNRGGLLNDILQVISAFNLSLNQVNGNVDQKYNTTKIRLHIGVQGLNQLDKILDKLKGIPDVYDAQRAES encoded by the coding sequence ATGGCTAAATATAAAGATTATACCAAGCAAGAGGTTATTGACCTTTGCGCCAGCTACATGTCCAAAGAGGGCGTGGCCTATGTTGAAAAGGCAGCTGATTTTGCTGAGCGCGCCCACCGAGACCAAATGCGCAAGTCTGGTGAGCCGTACTTTATCCATCCCGTTCAAGTTGCTGCCATTATTGCTGAATTAAAAATGGACCCGGATACGGTAGTGACGGGTTTTCTCCATGATGTGGTTGAAGACACTGGTATATCGCTAGACGATATCGCCTATTTTTTCTCACCAACTGTAGCTACCCTAGTTGATGGGGTTACCAAGCTAGGTAAGTTTAAATATAAGTCTCATGAGGAACAACTGGCAGAAAACCACCGTAAAATGCTTTTGGCCATGGCTAATGACCTGCGGGTAGTCATTGTTAAGCTGGCTGACCGCTTGCATAATATGCGGACTTTAAAATTCCATCGACCGGAAAAGCAGGTATCTATTTCCAGGGAGACCTTAGAAATCTATGCCCCCTTAGCCGATCGACTGGGGATATCATCTATCAAGTGGGAACTGGAAGATATTGCCCTGCGCTATATCGATCCTGAAGCCTACTATCAAATTGTTCACCTAATGGCTTCTAAGCGTGACCAGCGGGAACAATATATCCAAGAAACCATCGACCAACTCAAGGTCCAGGTGGCTAAAATTGTGGATACACCATTTGAAATTTACGGACGGCCCAAGCATATTTATTCGATTTACCGAAAAATGGTTGACCAGAAGAAGGAATTCGATGAGATTTTTGACTTCCTAGCAATTAGGGTCTTAGTAGAATCGGTCAAGGATTGTTATGCGGTCTTAGGCGCTACCCACACAGCTTGGAAACCATTACCAGGACGCTTTAAAGACTATATCGCCATGCCCAAGGCTAACCTCTACCAATCCATCCATACTACAGTAATTGGGTCGTATGGCCTGCCGGTGGAAATTCAAATTCGTACCTTTGAAATGCATGAGGTAGCTGAATACGGGGTTGCCGCTCACTGGGCTTATAAGCGGGGGCAAACTGATAAGGTTGAAGCTGACCCTCTTGACCAACAAATAGAGTGGTTTAAGCAACTCCAAGATTTAGGGGATGAGACTGGTTCAGCTACCGATTTTATGGAATCAGTCAAGCAAGATATCTTTAAAGATAAGGTTTATGTCTTTACCCCTAAAGGTGATGTGACCGAGCTGCCCAAGGGAGCTGTGCCTTTAGATTTCGCCTACAGTGTCCATACTGAGGTTGGTAACAAAACAGTGGGGGCCAAAATAAATTCTAAGATTGTCCCTTTGGATTACCAATTAAAAAATGGTGATATCGTTGAAATTTTGACCTCATCTAAATCAGCTGGCCCATCTAGGGACTGGATTAAACTGGTTGCTACAAACCGGGCTCGCAATAAAATTAAGCGTTACTTCAAGTTGCAAGATCGCGATGAAAACATTGAAAAGGGTCGTGACCTAGTTGAAAAATTAGTCGCAGACCACGATTTCACTATGAAAGAGGTCTACAACAAAAGGGTACTGGAAGACCTCTTGGACCGCTTTAATTTTTCTAGTGAAGACGACCTCTTTGCGGCTGTCGGTTTTGGAGAACTTTCGTCAACGGCTGTTGCCAACCGGATTTTAGAAAAACCGCGGCAAGAGCGGGAAAAAGAAGCCCGGCGACTTGAATTGGAAGAGGAATTAGCCAAAGAATCAACCAGCAAAGCGAAAAATGAAAAGATGACCATCCGCCATAAGGATGGGGTTGTTGTCGAAGGCGTTGATAATTTGATGATGCGCCTGGCGCATTGCTGTAACCCAGTGCCTGGTGATGAAATCAGGGGTTATATTACTAAAGGCCGGGGCATCTCCGTCCACCGGGCTGACTGCCGCAATGTTGATCCAAGCTTGGTTGATACCGACCGCTTGATTGAAGTAGAGTGGGAGGACACAGCGGCCCATAACGACCAGGAGTATGATGTCGCGATTGAAGTGGCTGCCTACAACCGGGGCGGTTTGTTAAATGATATTCTCCAGGTTATTTCTGCTTTTAACTTATCTTTGAACCAGGTTAATGGTAATGTTGACCAGAAGTATAATACGACCAAAATTCGCCTTCATATAGGCGTTCAGGGCTTGAACCAGCTAGATAAAATTCTTGATAAACTCAAGGGTATCCCTGATGTTTATGATGCACAACGAGCAGAATCATAG
- the dtd gene encoding D-aminoacyl-tRNA deacylase, giving the protein MRIVIQRVSQAQVTIDQEVVGQIGPGLMLLVGVSDQDDQDTVAYMARKIANMRIFSDEAGKMNLSVKDIGGAVLSISQFTLYARTKKGNRPSFTDAGQPDYSNKIYQALNQALSQDYHLPVATGEFGADMQVSLVNDGPVTIILDSEE; this is encoded by the coding sequence ATGCGGATAGTAATCCAAAGAGTTAGCCAGGCCCAGGTTACCATCGACCAGGAAGTTGTTGGTCAGATTGGGCCCGGTCTCATGTTGCTGGTAGGGGTATCCGACCAGGATGACCAGGATACCGTCGCCTATATGGCTAGAAAAATTGCCAATATGCGGATTTTTTCTGATGAGGCAGGTAAGATGAACCTATCAGTTAAAGATATTGGTGGTGCCGTGCTATCAATTTCTCAATTTACTTTGTATGCGCGCACCAAAAAGGGTAACCGACCTAGCTTTACCGATGCTGGGCAACCAGATTACTCTAATAAAATCTACCAGGCTTTAAATCAGGCCTTATCACAAGACTATCATTTACCAGTTGCAACTGGTGAATTTGGCGCCGACATGCAGGTTAGCTTAGTTAATGACGGTCCGGTAACGATTATATTAGACTCAGAAGAATAA
- a CDS encoding cell wall-binding repeat-containing protein has protein sequence MLKKNFKSTLAVSLFSTALLVGLSQPVQADETIEPVTADNVDNNQPSSQPETPVETNVETSNSNVATVAADGTKLDSYGVPIVEDSWIIPNRSSVRPAFIYNDEEELDFPYATEEVFIKKGDFDVPLDKAGMPELVIVDNTYYVIKHTPESDTYTYDDEKSGEIKTAPYEGDRILVVRASKEDILKRRPMKGAGLRAIITKEYALPEKVKPATTIKTPLSATKDNSKDPQVNFKAADGNIYTDRIAGQNRFKNAVAISQAGWNQSEVVFLANGYQFADSLTGAPLAALYDAPILLTRADRIEEETIKEIARLKAREVVILGGLRSVNQEIQDQLAKSYVVTRIGGKNRYEQAALVAAEMAKATGKTQDQVFVASGESFADALSIAQVAAQKQIPILLTRGNRVENEFKAYVKPGLSYTIIGGEATISKKVAQEIAKHGKTYRIGGRDRYEVNRNILKQYGNPNNHTYVVSGEAFADALPASVLANKHKTSILLVRNHELTLQEQVLNALNNKTFNHFTLIGGHKTLTQHTEKLMHQPKLLAQYMGVKSSQKITNKDARGLVLNAVTLFSRPELTYHAREIGKIAAEAVVRPIAKAVRADDKTFYQVIYNKLTGWIPADQLRTERLLSHVPYRSQYKPFFAPYGCAGGAASMLLGSVGVNPDIKTLITNVPMEKDGVKGGQNGNNFVQGIGFNKVVEAPVLTKYLNDSYLKNVDHTVENISGYSTDQIIREVLKGNPIQYYGYTAYQFNPAHQNRRNHNKVIAGFKDGKFLVYDPAYNNMNGGPGSTSGNRYYDRGARAWTSRDYFEEEYYLGGKPGSALTIK, from the coding sequence ATGTTAAAGAAAAATTTTAAATCGACCCTAGCAGTTAGCTTGTTCTCAACTGCTCTACTAGTTGGTCTAAGCCAACCAGTTCAAGCTGATGAGACCATCGAGCCAGTGACTGCTGATAACGTAGACAATAATCAGCCATCATCTCAACCAGAAACGCCAGTTGAGACTAATGTTGAAACATCAAACAGCAATGTAGCAACAGTCGCCGCAGATGGCACTAAATTAGATAGTTATGGTGTACCAATTGTTGAAGATAGCTGGATTATCCCTAATAGATCTAGTGTTAGACCAGCATTTATATATAATGATGAAGAGGAATTAGACTTTCCTTACGCAACTGAAGAGGTCTTTATTAAGAAAGGTGATTTTGATGTCCCATTAGATAAAGCTGGTATGCCAGAGCTAGTAATAGTGGACAACACTTACTATGTAATAAAACACACGCCGGAGTCAGATACTTACACTTACGATGATGAAAAATCTGGCGAAATTAAAACTGCTCCCTATGAGGGCGACCGAATTTTAGTGGTTAGAGCCTCTAAAGAAGATATCTTAAAGAGACGTCCTATGAAAGGGGCGGGACTGCGTGCTATTATCACGAAAGAATACGCCCTACCTGAAAAGGTCAAGCCAGCTACTACCATCAAAACACCTCTTTCTGCAACTAAAGATAACAGCAAGGACCCACAAGTTAACTTTAAAGCAGCCGATGGTAACATTTATACTGACCGGATTGCTGGCCAAAACCGCTTCAAGAATGCGGTAGCTATTAGCCAGGCTGGTTGGAACCAATCAGAAGTTGTCTTCCTAGCTAATGGTTACCAATTCGCTGACTCTTTAACTGGTGCTCCGCTAGCTGCGCTTTATGATGCGCCTATCCTATTAACTCGGGCAGACCGGATTGAAGAGGAAACAATCAAGGAAATTGCCCGTCTGAAGGCTCGCGAGGTCGTTATCTTGGGTGGTCTGCGCTCAGTTAACCAAGAAATTCAAGACCAATTGGCTAAGTCTTATGTGGTAACGCGCATCGGCGGTAAAAACCGTTACGAACAAGCAGCCCTTGTTGCCGCGGAAATGGCGAAAGCAACTGGCAAAACCCAAGACCAGGTCTTCGTAGCCAGCGGTGAAAGCTTTGCTGATGCTTTGTCTATTGCCCAAGTTGCTGCCCAAAAACAAATCCCTATCCTCTTAACTAGAGGCAACCGGGTTGAAAATGAATTTAAAGCCTATGTGAAGCCAGGCTTAAGCTACACCATCATTGGTGGCGAAGCAACTATTTCTAAAAAGGTTGCCCAAGAAATTGCTAAACATGGTAAAACCTACCGGATTGGTGGTCGCGACCGCTATGAAGTCAACCGCAACATCTTAAAACAATACGGTAATCCAAATAACCATACCTATGTTGTTTCTGGTGAAGCCTTCGCTGATGCCCTACCAGCTTCGGTACTAGCTAATAAACACAAGACTTCAATTTTATTAGTGCGCAACCATGAATTAACCCTGCAAGAGCAAGTTTTAAATGCGCTAAACAATAAAACCTTCAACCACTTTACTTTAATTGGTGGTCACAAAACATTAACCCAACATACTGAGAAGTTAATGCACCAACCTAAGTTGTTAGCACAATACATGGGTGTTAAATCTAGCCAAAAAATCACCAATAAAGATGCGCGAGGTCTGGTTCTTAATGCAGTGACTTTATTTAGTCGCCCAGAATTAACCTACCATGCTCGTGAAATTGGTAAAATTGCTGCTGAAGCAGTTGTGCGCCCAATCGCCAAGGCTGTCCGTGCAGATGATAAAACCTTCTACCAAGTCATCTATAACAAGCTAACTGGTTGGATTCCAGCTGACCAATTAAGAACTGAACGTTTACTAAGCCACGTACCTTATCGTAGCCAGTATAAACCTTTCTTTGCTCCTTACGGCTGTGCCGGTGGTGCTGCTTCAATGCTGTTAGGTTCTGTCGGTGTCAACCCTGATATCAAGACCCTAATTACTAATGTGCCAATGGAAAAAGATGGCGTTAAAGGTGGACAAAATGGTAATAACTTTGTCCAAGGTATTGGCTTTAATAAGGTAGTAGAAGCGCCTGTCTTGACTAAATACCTTAACGATTCTTACTTGAAGAATGTCGATCATACAGTTGAGAACATTTCAGGCTACAGCACTGACCAAATTATTCGTGAAGTATTAAAAGGTAATCCAATTCAATACTATGGTTATACTGCTTACCAATTTAATCCTGCCCACCAAAACCGCCGCAACCACAATAAGGTGATTGCTGGCTTCAAGGATGGTAAATTCTTAGTTTACGACCCAGCCTACAATAATATGAATGGCGGCCCTGGATCAACTTCTGGTAACCGTTACTATGACCGCGGTGCCCGCGCTTGGACATCACGGGACTACTTCGAAGAAGAGTACTACCTAGGTGGTAAACCAGGTTCAGCCCTGACAATTAAATAA